Proteins found in one Quercus robur chromosome 2, dhQueRobu3.1, whole genome shotgun sequence genomic segment:
- the LOC126698278 gene encoding uncharacterized protein LOC126698278 gives METKLGGDRAKAITDRMPFDGVIHTNTIGYSGGLWLLSNSDFVEVELLAKTEQEIHIEVQVRNSRLNWLFFAIYASPKSEERSILWDNLAKVAELHKLSWVMAGDFNEPLIDEDKFGGRGVNINRSLAFKDCLDRCSMVDMGFLCPRYTWTNKRDISNLILERIDRFFMSPEWCVMYPNARVTHLPRCHSDHCPVLMEALPITWNGNRELEESIDYFSKDASAWNRNHFGNIHQKKRRILARLHGTQKALSINPSSSLVCLENQLLGELETILDQERDL, from the exons ATGGAGACAAAATTGGGAGGTGATAGAGCTAAGGCAATTACTGACAGGATGCCTTTTGATGGTGTCATTCACACAAATACCATCGGATACTCTGGTGGTTTGTGGCTTCTTTCGAATTCTGATTTTGTGGAGGTGGAACTGCTTGCGAAGACAGAGCAGGAAATTCACATTGAAGTTCAAGTACGAAACTCTAGACTCAATTGGTTATTTTTTGCTATCTATGCCAGCCCTAAGAGTGAGGAAAGAAGTATTTTGTGGGATAATTTAGCTAAAGTTGCAGAATTACATAAGTTGTCGTGGGTTATGGCTGGAGATTTTAATGAGCCGTTAATTGATGAGGACAAATTTGGGGGTAGAGGTGTTAACATCAATCGTTCTCTGGCTTTTAAAGATTGCCTTGATAGATGTAGTATGGTGGATATGGGTTTTTTGTGTCCTAGATATACTTGGACCAACAAGAGAGACATCAGTAATTTGATTCTTGAAAGGATTGACAGATTTTTCATGAGCCCAGAGTGGTGCGTCATGTATCCTAATGCCAGAGTAACCCACCTCCCTAGGTGTCACTCTGATCATTGCCCTGTTCTCATGGAAGCTCTACCAATCA CTTGGAATGGAAATAGGGAGTTAGAGGAGTCCATTGATTACTTCTCTAAGGATGCATCAGCATGGAATAGAAACCACTTTGGTAACATCCATCAGAAGAAGAGGAGGATTTTGGCTAGACTTCATGGTACCCAGAAGGCGTTGTCCATCAATCCTAGCTCCTCTCTTGTTTGTCTTGAGAACCAGCTCCTTGGTGAGCTGGAGACTATTCTGGATCAAGAGCGTGATCTCTAG
- the LOC126713510 gene encoding GDSL esterase/lipase At1g29670-like gives MTRETPSKLIFLCLSLLAYSSTCTSHPSVSKKGAEIKGLFVFGSSLVDNGNNNFLQNSLAKADYLPYGVDFPLGPSGRFTNGKNVIDLLGDHLKLPSLIPAFADPNTKGSKIVHGVNFASGASGILDDTGFLAGHVINLNQQIRNFEKVTLPELEAQLGHRSRVVLPNYLFVVGTGGNDYSFNYFLMKSSINVSLEAFTANLTSSLSQQIKKLYNLGARKFVLMSVNPIGCSPMAAANRPRHKGCVQGLNKAAHLFNAHLKSLVDVIKPHLPDSNFVFVNSYKIIRDIIRNPISKGFKDARRPCCEVASTNGVLCKRGGQACVDRSSHVFFDGLHPTEAVNIQIAAKAYESDLKSEVYPTNVKSLSNVYV, from the exons ATGACTAGAGAGACACCTTCAAAACTCATCTTCTTATGCCTCTCTCTCCTTGCTTATTCTTCCACATGCACTTCCCATCCGAGTGTCTCTAAGAAAGGAGCTGAGATCAAAgggttgtttgtttttggaagCTCTCTGGTTGATAATGGCAACAACAACTTCCTGCAGAACTCATTGGCTAAGGCTGACTACTTGCCATATGGAGTAGATTTCCCACTTGGGCCTTCGGGAAGGTTCACAAATGGGAAGAATGTGATTGACCTTCTTGGTGACCACCTTAAGCTTCCCTCCTTGATTCCAGCTTTTGCTGACCCCAATACTAAGGGAAGTAAAATTGTTCACGGTGTCAATTTCGCTTCTGGTGCCTCTGGTATACTAGATGACACTGGCTTTCTTGCG GGGCATGTGATAAATCTGAATCAACAAATTAGAAACTTTGAGAAGGTGACCTTGCCAGAACTAGAAGCTCAGTTGGGACACAGAAGCAGGGTGGTGCTTCCCAACTACTTGTTTGTTGTGGGAACTGGAGGAAATGATTACTCCTTCAACTACTTCCTCATGAAATCCAGCATCAATGTCAGTCTTGAAGCCTTCACTGCCAACCTCACATCATCGTTGTCTCAGCAAATTaag AAGTTGTATAATTTGGGGGCCAGAAAGTTTGTGTTAATGTCAGTAAACCCAATTGGGTGCAGTCCTATGGCAGCGGCAAACCGGCCAAGGCACAAAGGCTGCGTTCAAGGTCTCAACAAGGCGGCTCACCTCTTCAACGCTCACTTGAAGTCACTGGTGGATGTCATCAAACCACATCTGCCtgattctaattttgtttttgttaactCATATAAGATTATCAGAGATATTATCAGAAATCCCATCTCCAAAG GTTTCAAGGACGCGAGGAGACCTTGTTGTGAAGTTGCATCAACAAATGGAGTGTTGTGCAAAAGAGGTGGTCAAGCTTGTGTAGACAGGAGCAGTCACGTGTTCTTCGATGGATTGCATCCAACAGAAGCTGTGAATATTCAAATAGCAGCTAAGGCTTATGAATCTGATCTCAAAAGTGAAGTTTATCCCACTAATGTAAAGAGTCTGTCCAACGTTTATGTTTAA